The proteins below come from a single Vibrio diazotrophicus genomic window:
- a CDS encoding tyramine oxidase subunit B, with protein MSANTKIDFIYLSEKDMIEAGVTNMPQCVDTMEEMFALLYRGDYRMAGANNDSHGAMITFPEEPEFATMPKHSPDRRLMAMPAYLGGSFQTCGVKWYGSNIANREKGLPRSILMFTLNDADTGAPLAHMSANLLSAYRTGAVPGVGARYLARKDSKVIGLLGPGVMGKTSVAAFMAACPLIDTLKVKGRGKKSLDDFTTWVHVNYPQITSVKVVDTIEDVVRDADIVTYCNSGETGDVSSYPEVKRKWVKPGAFLSMPAYCRLDSDLEKEDVRKVADNPGLYDAWFEEVPKPAHQYIPIIGVRFMDMIEEGLMKKEQFEDLGKIVAGDAVGRQNDEEIIILSVGGLPVEDVAWGTVVYRNAIEQGIGVKLNLWDEPELR; from the coding sequence ATGTCAGCAAACACGAAAATTGATTTTATCTATCTCTCTGAAAAGGACATGATCGAAGCAGGCGTAACCAACATGCCTCAATGTGTGGACACGATGGAAGAGATGTTCGCACTGCTATATCGCGGAGATTACCGTATGGCGGGAGCAAACAACGACTCTCATGGTGCAATGATCACTTTCCCGGAAGAGCCTGAATTTGCAACCATGCCAAAACACTCTCCAGACCGCCGTTTGATGGCGATGCCAGCGTACTTAGGCGGTAGTTTCCAAACCTGTGGCGTGAAATGGTATGGCTCTAATATCGCCAACCGAGAAAAAGGTCTACCACGTTCGATTTTGATGTTCACGCTTAACGACGCTGACACCGGCGCTCCGTTGGCTCATATGTCCGCTAACCTGCTTTCCGCATACCGCACTGGCGCTGTTCCGGGGGTAGGTGCTCGTTACCTTGCACGTAAAGATTCAAAAGTGATTGGTTTATTAGGTCCGGGTGTAATGGGTAAGACATCGGTAGCGGCTTTCATGGCTGCATGCCCGCTAATCGATACGCTCAAAGTTAAAGGGCGCGGTAAGAAGAGTCTTGATGATTTTACTACCTGGGTTCACGTTAACTACCCACAAATTACCTCAGTAAAAGTTGTTGATACCATTGAAGATGTTGTCCGTGATGCTGACATCGTTACTTACTGCAACTCCGGTGAGACTGGTGATGTGTCTAGCTATCCAGAAGTAAAACGCAAGTGGGTAAAACCGGGAGCATTCCTCTCAATGCCTGCGTACTGCCGCTTAGATTCCGATCTTGAAAAAGAAGATGTTCGCAAAGTAGCGGATAACCCTGGCCTTTATGACGCATGGTTTGAAGAAGTGCCAAAACCGGCGCACCAATACATTCCAATCATTGGCGTTCGTTTTATGGACATGATTGAAGAAGGCTTAATGAAAAAAGAGCAGTTCGAAGATTTAGGCAAAATCGTCGCTGGGGATGCGGTTGGTCGTCAAAACGATGAGGAGATCATCATTTTGTCGGTAGGCGGTTTACCTGTTGAAGACGTAGCTTGGGGAACGGTTGTTTATCGCAACGCAATTGAACAAGGTATTGGCGTGAAACTGAATCTTTGGGACGAACCTGAGCTGCGTTAA
- a CDS encoding exopolyphosphatase — MADNKYRLVTRSDFDGLVCAVFLKKLNLINDIKFVHPKDMQDGKIAITENDITTNLPYVENAFLIFDHHLSETIRNTEPRLNHIIDPNAPSAARVVWDYYGGLDVFPEAWLEMMEAVDKGDSAQFTRDEVLDSTGWNLLNFLMDARTGLGRFRDFRISNYNLMMDLIDYCGNHTIEQILDLPDVRERIELYREHENKFKEQVMKCGTVYRNLVVLDLTEEEVIYAGNRFIIYALYPQCNISIHKMWGFQKQNIVFATGKSIFDRSSKTNVGELMLEYGGGGHHAAGTCQIDVDLAPKVEQELIKRITADG, encoded by the coding sequence ATGGCGGATAACAAATATCGGCTTGTCACCCGAAGTGACTTTGACGGATTGGTTTGCGCAGTGTTTCTCAAAAAACTTAACTTAATTAACGACATCAAGTTTGTGCATCCCAAAGATATGCAAGACGGCAAGATAGCGATAACAGAAAACGATATCACCACCAACTTACCTTATGTTGAAAACGCCTTTCTGATATTTGACCACCACCTTTCTGAAACCATTCGCAATACAGAACCCAGACTTAATCACATTATCGATCCAAATGCGCCTTCTGCGGCGCGAGTGGTATGGGACTACTACGGTGGGCTGGATGTCTTTCCTGAAGCATGGTTGGAAATGATGGAAGCGGTGGACAAAGGTGATTCCGCTCAGTTCACACGTGATGAAGTACTGGATTCTACGGGTTGGAACCTGCTTAACTTTTTGATGGATGCGAGAACTGGATTGGGGCGGTTTCGCGATTTCAGAATTTCAAACTATAACCTGATGATGGATCTGATTGATTACTGTGGTAACCACACCATTGAGCAAATTCTCGATCTGCCTGATGTGAGAGAACGGATCGAGTTGTATCGAGAGCACGAAAACAAGTTTAAAGAGCAAGTTATGAAGTGCGGCACCGTGTATAGAAATCTGGTGGTGTTAGATCTAACCGAAGAAGAAGTGATTTACGCTGGCAACCGTTTTATCATTTATGCCCTTTACCCGCAGTGTAATATTTCAATTCATAAAATGTGGGGTTTCCAAAAGCAAAACATCGTGTTTGCCACAGGTAAATCCATCTTTGATCGCAGCTCAAAAACCAACGTAGGCGAGCTAATGCTTGAATATGGAGGCGGTGGTCACCACGCAGCGGGGACTTGTCAGATCGATGTGGATCTCGCACCGAAAGTTGAGCAAGAGTTGATTAAGCGAATCACCGCAGATGGTTGA
- the phnR gene encoding phosphonate utilization transcriptional regulator PhnR — protein MQYVKIKDAIVEQIDAGMLSPRQKLPSERKLAESFDTTRVTLREALSLLEAEGRVFREDRRGWFISPDPLRYDPTQTLNFNKMAEAQNRVPKTELIAAKAMIANKQASALLGLKPFSDIYRVDRVRYLDARPVVFVTHYIRPELFPDLLSHDMSQSLTELYKEHYSTQYQSVRYRISTSSLLGETAQALRATDGTPTMVVERVNYDANGDAICCDIEYWRHDAISIESVAQLSR, from the coding sequence GTGCAATACGTGAAAATTAAAGATGCCATCGTTGAACAAATCGACGCTGGCATGTTATCTCCAAGACAGAAGCTACCTTCTGAGCGCAAATTGGCAGAGTCATTTGATACTACTCGCGTAACACTGCGTGAGGCGTTATCGCTACTTGAAGCTGAAGGGCGTGTATTCCGTGAAGACCGACGTGGCTGGTTTATCTCCCCAGATCCACTACGTTATGACCCTACACAAACGCTTAATTTCAATAAGATGGCTGAGGCGCAAAACCGTGTGCCTAAAACTGAGCTGATTGCAGCGAAAGCGATGATCGCCAACAAACAAGCATCAGCACTGCTTGGATTAAAACCCTTCTCGGATATCTATCGAGTGGACAGAGTGCGATACCTTGATGCTCGTCCTGTGGTATTTGTGACTCACTATATTCGCCCTGAGTTGTTCCCTGATCTTTTGTCTCACGACATGTCACAGTCATTAACCGAACTCTATAAAGAACACTACTCGACGCAATACCAGTCGGTACGTTACCGCATTTCGACAAGCTCACTGCTGGGAGAAACTGCACAAGCACTGCGAGCAACCGATGGTACACCAACCATGGTTGTTGAGAGGGTTAATTATGATGCCAATGGTGACGCAATATGTTGCGACATCGAGTATTGGCGTCATGACGCTATCAGTATCGAATCAGTCGCTCAACTCTCCAGATAA
- a CDS encoding helix-turn-helix domain-containing protein encodes MLSSSHSYQVANIHSKQPWFVLSAEKYATNLTTENPVISHFYSFEVGKSQAPTTAIPDGCVDLLFDCDSDSPMGLVCGTTLEATEVAFNQDHRYFGMRFVPGFIPDFIEISAPELTNKQCNIVDVVLNSQDLVEQIVSASSFQEQVQIAKQFMRGKQGRKPTNLTHQVAAKICHEKGNIQVQDLETFTGYCSRTLQRQFRADLGLTPKAFCRAIRCQSAIYDINHLDKVAFSDLAFNLGFSDQSHFLREFKKLVSATPLEYQNRVKQKTYLDRIQCY; translated from the coding sequence ATGTTAAGTTCATCTCACTCCTATCAGGTGGCGAACATACACTCCAAACAACCTTGGTTTGTTCTCAGCGCCGAAAAATATGCCACGAACTTAACGACGGAGAATCCCGTTATTTCTCATTTCTACAGCTTTGAAGTGGGTAAATCTCAAGCCCCAACGACAGCCATTCCAGACGGTTGTGTTGACCTGCTTTTTGATTGTGATTCCGACAGCCCTATGGGTTTGGTTTGCGGTACAACTTTGGAAGCGACCGAAGTCGCTTTTAACCAAGACCATCGCTATTTTGGTATGCGTTTTGTACCAGGTTTTATCCCCGACTTTATAGAAATTTCAGCTCCAGAATTGACCAACAAACAGTGCAATATTGTCGATGTAGTCTTGAATTCTCAGGATCTGGTTGAACAAATTGTTAGTGCCAGTTCTTTTCAAGAGCAGGTACAAATCGCCAAACAATTTATGCGTGGAAAACAAGGTAGAAAGCCCACCAATTTAACCCATCAAGTCGCCGCCAAAATTTGTCATGAGAAGGGAAATATTCAGGTTCAGGATCTAGAAACATTTACGGGTTATTGCAGCCGGACTCTACAACGCCAGTTTCGCGCAGATCTCGGGCTCACACCCAAAGCATTTTGTCGTGCAATTCGCTGCCAATCTGCCATTTACGATATAAACCATCTCGATAAAGTCGCTTTTTCTGACCTCGCTTTTAACTTAGGTTTTAGCGATCAATCCCACTTTCTCCGTGAATTTAAAAAGCTGGTTAGCGCGACTCCACTTGAGTATCAGAACCGAGTAAAGCAGAAGACTTATCTCGATCGAATTCAGTGTTATTGA
- a CDS encoding RidA family protein, with protein MAQNVKVKTGSKFEEMGSYSRAVAVDNWIYVSNTAGRNPETQLISESVLEQTEQVFSNIERALKALDSSLNDVVMSRVFIQNPEDVSIVMELIGTKFRGINPATTVTCPPLGSTIYKVELEITAYRGASGLETQQIVIA; from the coding sequence ATGGCGCAGAACGTCAAAGTTAAAACCGGTTCAAAGTTCGAAGAAATGGGCAGTTATTCACGAGCCGTTGCCGTCGACAATTGGATTTATGTATCGAACACAGCAGGGCGTAATCCCGAAACACAATTGATTAGTGAAAGTGTGCTTGAGCAGACTGAGCAAGTATTTAGCAATATCGAAAGAGCTCTAAAAGCGCTAGATAGTTCGCTCAATGATGTTGTGATGTCACGTGTGTTTATTCAAAACCCAGAAGATGTATCGATTGTTATGGAACTGATTGGCACTAAATTCAGAGGAATAAACCCAGCGACGACAGTTACGTGTCCACCTTTGGGCTCAACCATTTACAAAGTTGAGTTAGAGATAACCGCGTACCGAGGTGCTTCAGGTTTGGAAACACAACAAATCGTCATAGCGTAA
- a CDS encoding glutathione S-transferase family protein, with the protein MLVDGKWTKDWKAMQKADEKGRFVRQVSSFRNWITPDGSAGPTGTSGFKAEAGRYRLYVAYICPWASRTLMARKLKGLDEYIEVTVVNPVMTNQGWSFSQYAGSDTDPLFNSNYLHEIYTRADSRFTGRATVPVLWDMKQNVMVNNESADILRMLDTAFEHLVPSDVRLYPEQYTSEIDELNLRIYDLLNNGVYKAGFTQSQESYLEAVTGVFSMLDELEQRLEGQDYLVGNQLTETDVRTFVTLIRFDAAYHGLFKTNFKRIADYKNLSAYMEQILRLPGVIDTVNMDHIITGYYSIKDLNPSGVRPIGPKHIDDLLRSLGH; encoded by the coding sequence ATGTTAGTTGACGGTAAATGGACAAAAGATTGGAAAGCAATGCAGAAAGCTGACGAGAAAGGACGTTTTGTTCGACAAGTCTCCAGTTTTCGTAACTGGATAACACCGGATGGCAGCGCTGGCCCAACTGGTACTAGTGGTTTCAAAGCTGAAGCGGGGCGTTATCGTCTATACGTTGCTTATATTTGTCCTTGGGCTTCACGGACATTGATGGCTCGTAAGCTTAAAGGTTTAGATGAGTACATCGAAGTTACAGTGGTGAACCCTGTGATGACTAACCAAGGCTGGAGCTTTTCGCAATACGCAGGTTCTGACACTGATCCACTGTTTAATTCGAACTACCTCCATGAAATATACACCCGAGCGGATTCACGTTTTACTGGTCGTGCGACCGTTCCTGTATTGTGGGACATGAAACAGAATGTGATGGTAAATAACGAGAGCGCAGATATATTGCGTATGTTAGATACCGCATTCGAACACTTAGTGCCGTCAGATGTTCGTTTGTACCCAGAGCAATACACAAGTGAAATTGATGAGCTGAATCTTCGTATCTATGACCTGCTAAACAATGGTGTTTATAAAGCGGGCTTTACGCAGTCTCAGGAGTCTTATCTAGAAGCGGTAACCGGCGTTTTCTCAATGCTCGACGAGCTTGAACAACGTCTGGAAGGTCAAGATTATCTGGTGGGCAATCAGTTAACAGAAACCGATGTTCGCACGTTTGTCACCCTGATTCGTTTTGATGCCGCTTATCATGGGTTGTTTAAGACTAACTTCAAACGTATTGCAGATTACAAAAATCTATCTGCTTATATGGAGCAAATCTTACGCTTGCCCGGTGTTATTGATACGGTAAATATGGACCATATCATCACTGGCTATTACTCAATCAAAGATCTTAATCCTTCCGGTGTGCGGCCAATCGGACCAAAACACATTGATGATTTGCTTCGCTCTTTAGGGCACTAA
- a CDS encoding putative hemolysin, giving the protein MKKHSFVISALIGSALLVGCSNEPDEYAVKEYEATTSPASLYCVQQGGKLAMVTENDKRVTYCVLSDDEKVEQWEYYENRQEKDKQ; this is encoded by the coding sequence ATGAAAAAACACAGTTTTGTGATTTCAGCTTTAATAGGTAGTGCACTACTTGTTGGCTGCTCAAACGAACCAGATGAATACGCTGTGAAGGAGTATGAAGCAACCACGAGCCCTGCCTCACTCTACTGTGTACAGCAAGGCGGAAAACTCGCAATGGTAACTGAGAACGATAAACGTGTAACATATTGTGTGCTCTCAGATGATGAGAAGGTCGAACAGTGGGAATACTACGAAAACCGCCAAGAAAAAGATAAGCAATAA
- a CDS encoding NAD(P)/FAD-dependent oxidoreductase — protein sequence MTKTLERIQTTDVIPESTSVVIIGGGIVGVSAALTLAERNIPVVLLEKGHIAGEQSSRNLGWIRKTNRHFDDVPLAQAADKLWAQMSQRVGRDVGYKQAGIMFLSDSEEQLVMHESWLESVKSLELDSRMLTPTDVDNMVQGGKGKWLGGIYTPSDGRAEPAIATSAMAQAAVNKGALLVQNCAVRGLTRSAGKVTGVVTEQGEIRCQQVLLAGGAWSRRFLDNEGISLPTLPLICSVMRTKPMEGPTEIAVGASNFSFRKHQDGGFIITQRGALDAPLCLDHLLIGHRYLSQLKNQRSYLRVSLGNYFLKDLVISRRWDSGSSSPFEKVRTIDPLHNSGLNQEALTNLRKAWPAFDSAQIEEAWAGQIDVTPDSNPVIDRIKDIPGLTIATGFSGHGFGTGPAAGQLAADLVSGMNPIIDPSPYRFDRL from the coding sequence ATGACTAAAACCCTTGAACGAATTCAGACTACAGATGTGATTCCAGAGTCGACTAGTGTAGTGATCATTGGTGGTGGAATTGTTGGTGTTAGTGCAGCACTGACCTTGGCAGAAAGAAATATACCTGTAGTGTTGCTTGAAAAAGGACATATAGCCGGAGAGCAGTCGTCAAGAAACCTTGGTTGGATTCGCAAGACAAACCGACATTTTGATGATGTACCTTTGGCACAAGCGGCAGATAAACTTTGGGCTCAGATGTCACAACGAGTCGGACGTGATGTTGGTTATAAACAAGCAGGCATCATGTTCTTATCCGATTCAGAAGAACAATTGGTGATGCATGAAAGCTGGTTGGAGTCGGTTAAGTCTCTGGAACTGGATTCTCGTATGTTGACGCCTACTGATGTCGACAATATGGTGCAGGGCGGAAAAGGTAAATGGTTGGGGGGGATCTATACTCCTTCAGATGGTCGTGCTGAACCAGCGATTGCAACTAGTGCTATGGCTCAAGCAGCCGTTAACAAGGGCGCTCTTTTAGTTCAGAACTGTGCGGTACGAGGACTAACACGTTCTGCGGGGAAAGTGACAGGCGTTGTCACTGAACAAGGCGAGATTCGATGTCAACAAGTATTGTTAGCTGGTGGCGCATGGTCACGTCGCTTTTTGGACAACGAAGGCATTTCTCTTCCGACATTGCCGCTTATCTGCTCAGTGATGCGCACTAAGCCAATGGAAGGTCCAACTGAGATTGCTGTTGGTGCGTCAAACTTCTCTTTCCGCAAACATCAAGACGGCGGATTCATCATAACTCAACGTGGTGCTTTGGATGCTCCTTTATGTCTCGACCATCTATTAATAGGACACCGATACCTCAGCCAACTTAAGAACCAAAGAAGTTATTTGCGTGTTTCACTCGGCAATTATTTCTTAAAAGATTTAGTAATTTCAAGACGTTGGGACAGTGGTTCAAGCTCACCTTTTGAGAAAGTGAGAACTATTGACCCATTACATAATAGTGGATTAAATCAGGAGGCCTTAACCAATTTACGTAAAGCCTGGCCAGCGTTTGATAGCGCACAGATTGAAGAAGCTTGGGCTGGACAAATCGATGTAACACCAGATTCAAACCCTGTTATTGATCGGATAAAGGATATTCCGGGATTAACCATAGCGACGGGTTTTTCAGGGCATGGCTTTGGTACAGGACCTGCGGCAGGGCAGTTAGCTGCAGATTTAGTTAGCGGTATGAACCCAATCATAGATCCGTCACCTTATCGGTTTGACAGACTATAG
- a CDS encoding APC family permease, translating into MSDTIYSRKIATAGGSADKTKINKMGLPTMMAICIGLVIVQGAMISATQGIGIGGMAFVAAMVCAYILAQFNAMSFAELSLMFPQEGTLATYTQKAIGHFPAIVSVFSGYVVVAILALPVEMFLVDAMLSELLPGLFPAKLVPIAILVILSVTNLIGADVFAKVQNMLAFVLVSALILIGIFAITGASEPHPVLNGDSVDWSFGGVLDGSFVGLIALAMWLMVGVEFICPMINEVQNPTKNIPRAMHWSLTMIFAIFLAFAYGATLYLDTETLVTSPIPYLNYANGVFGQSGLLVATVMALTATCSTINTILASIPRMLHGMAMQGQAFPQLKAKNRYDVPWAGVVMIASCTAIAFMLVNIDSLIVLVIAATTSWLLAYMVAHIDVIVLRKKLPNQNRPYKSPFFPIPQILGIVAMGYVALHNSPSEEMTQMVYSVAGGILLLISFIGALWVKFYMKRGLFTPDMN; encoded by the coding sequence ATGAGCGACACTATATACTCACGCAAAATTGCTACCGCTGGAGGATCAGCGGATAAAACAAAAATCAATAAAATGGGATTACCAACCATGATGGCGATCTGCATCGGCCTTGTCATTGTGCAAGGCGCGATGATCTCCGCAACGCAGGGTATCGGTATCGGTGGAATGGCGTTTGTTGCAGCGATGGTTTGTGCATACATATTGGCGCAATTTAACGCGATGAGTTTTGCGGAACTGTCTCTGATGTTTCCTCAAGAAGGCACGTTAGCCACATACACGCAGAAAGCGATAGGTCACTTTCCGGCAATAGTGTCTGTTTTTTCGGGTTATGTGGTGGTCGCGATTTTGGCATTACCTGTCGAAATGTTCTTGGTAGATGCAATGTTGTCAGAATTACTGCCGGGTTTATTCCCCGCAAAGTTAGTGCCGATTGCGATTTTGGTTATTTTAAGTGTCACCAACCTGATTGGTGCTGACGTGTTTGCGAAAGTTCAAAATATGTTAGCGTTTGTATTGGTCAGTGCACTTATTCTGATTGGAATCTTTGCTATTACTGGTGCTAGTGAACCACATCCAGTTCTAAATGGAGACAGTGTTGACTGGAGTTTCGGCGGTGTGCTGGATGGCAGTTTTGTCGGCTTAATCGCATTAGCGATGTGGCTGATGGTTGGTGTTGAGTTTATTTGTCCAATGATCAATGAAGTGCAGAATCCGACAAAGAATATACCGCGTGCCATGCACTGGTCATTGACGATGATATTTGCCATTTTTCTAGCATTTGCTTACGGTGCCACGCTGTATCTGGATACTGAAACATTGGTTACGTCACCGATTCCTTACCTGAATTATGCAAATGGTGTGTTTGGTCAAAGCGGTTTGTTAGTCGCTACTGTGATGGCACTGACGGCGACATGCAGTACGATTAATACGATTCTGGCTTCTATTCCTAGAATGTTGCACGGCATGGCGATGCAAGGACAAGCGTTCCCTCAGCTAAAAGCAAAGAACCGCTACGATGTTCCGTGGGCTGGTGTGGTTATGATTGCATCATGCACAGCGATAGCGTTCATGTTGGTTAATATTGATTCACTGATTGTGTTGGTTATTGCTGCAACCACAAGCTGGTTACTGGCTTACATGGTGGCACATATTGACGTGATTGTATTACGTAAGAAACTGCCTAATCAAAATCGTCCTTATAAATCGCCTTTCTTCCCCATTCCACAGATTCTCGGCATCGTTGCTATGGGGTATGTCGCGCTTCATAACTCACCATCTGAAGAGATGACACAAATGGTATACAGCGTTGCGGGCGGTATCTTGCTGCTTATCAGCTTCATTGGTGCGCTTTGGGTTAAATTCTATATGAAGCGTGGTCTGTTTACACCTGATATGAACTAA
- a CDS encoding siderophore-interacting protein has protein sequence MQKNQNKRSAYPLTVIDAEKISPSIQRITLQGDAIAHFGKQNEGDYIKLLFSPEGSTQLSDLDEDARPIMRTYTIREFDEQKNSIVVDFVRHITHDPSSGFAARWAMNAKIGDTISIAGPGQGQSTNPNADWVFLAADMTSLPALAVTLANLDKNACGYAVIEVNEHEDVQTLEAPQGVKVIWAIAEYGDKLVDLVKAQVWLEGQCAVWCACEFDSMKALRQYFRNDKEIDRDFIYISSYWKNGVSEDGHKVIKRQDAEEQH, from the coding sequence ATGCAGAAAAATCAAAATAAAAGAAGCGCTTACCCGTTAACGGTTATTGACGCTGAAAAAATTTCACCCAGCATTCAAAGAATTACATTACAAGGTGATGCTATTGCTCACTTTGGAAAACAAAACGAAGGCGACTACATCAAACTTCTGTTCTCACCAGAAGGTTCAACTCAACTCTCAGATTTAGATGAAGACGCAAGACCAATCATGCGCACTTATACAATCCGCGAGTTTGATGAACAGAAAAACAGCATTGTGGTCGATTTTGTCCGCCATATCACTCATGACCCATCGTCTGGATTTGCCGCCCGTTGGGCAATGAATGCAAAAATAGGCGACACCATTTCGATTGCAGGACCGGGCCAAGGACAATCCACGAATCCAAATGCAGATTGGGTATTTCTAGCTGCTGACATGACTTCACTACCAGCACTGGCGGTAACACTGGCAAACCTAGATAAAAATGCGTGCGGTTATGCAGTTATTGAGGTTAACGAACATGAAGATGTGCAAACACTTGAAGCACCACAAGGCGTCAAAGTAATTTGGGCCATTGCTGAGTACGGCGATAAATTGGTTGATCTGGTCAAAGCTCAGGTTTGGCTAGAAGGACAATGTGCCGTTTGGTGCGCGTGTGAGTTTGATTCGATGAAAGCCCTGCGCCAATACTTCCGCAATGACAAAGAGATAGACAGAGATTTCATCTATATCAGCAGTTACTGGAAAAATGGCGTGAGCGAAGATGGTCACAAAGTGATTAAACGACAAGACGCGGAAGAACAACACTAG